The Candidatus Paceibacterota bacterium genomic sequence ATAACACACTCTTTGATTGGAAGACGCTGTTAATTGGTATTTTCGCTTTCTCCCTTCAAATTTATGGAGACTTTGCAGGCTACAGTGACATGGCGCGTGGAATCTCGAGACTTTTAGGAATAGAACTCATTCGCAACTTCCAAGAACCTTATCTTTCAAAGAACATAACCGAATTTTGGCGACAATGGCATATCTCTTTATCCAGCTGGTTTAGGAAATATCTCTATATTCCCCTTGGTGGCAATAGAGTGAAGTTTCAAAGAAGCCTCTTGAATCTACTAATAGTAATGACTGTGGCTGGTCTATGGCATGGCGCAGCGGTCACATTTCTTATCTGGGGCTTAATTCATGGATTACTGCTCGTACTCCACAAGTTAATGGTTCATTTCAATCCGTTGAGAACACCCGCAAGGCTTCTCTCGCTTACAAGGCCCGTAAAAGCTGGAGTAACTTTCATTATTGTCTCGCTAATTTGGGTCTTTTTCCGCGCGGATTCGTTTCATACGGCCACTGAGATGATCACGAGAATCGCAGGGAAGGCCGGTGGAACCTTCGACCGAATTGATTTTCTTCAACTCTTGATACTGATCATGATTTCATTCAGCCTAGATTTTATTGTTAGACATTACCGATCAGCCCGCTATGTGTTAAACACTTATTCAAGTGGGCTCGTAATTGGAGCATTGTTCGCCATTGCTTTGAGTTTCCGAGCTAGCGAAATCGTCCCCTTCGTCTACTTTCAATTCTGAGGACATATGAAAATATTGAAACTCATCTCAGGGATGGTCTCGGCGGTACTGCTGCTTGAGATACTCATGCGTCTTGCAAGTCCAATAATCGGCCCGCCGCAGACTGTTTGGCAGATTCAACAACAGGCCAAGTTAATTAAGATTCAAGAAAGACCTAGTGCGCTCGGACCTATAGACATGGTAATCATGGGCGATTCCACCGGAAAGGAAGGAGTGGACCCAGACGTCCTTGATGCTGCGGTGGGTGGAGGATTTCATAGTTTCAATGCGTCACTCAATAGTTCAACGACTTATACGATTATGAAGCAGTTCAAAGATATCTTGCGTTACTCCAAACCCAAGTACTTGTTAATAATGATGGCTCCAAACATCTCCCGCGAGTCCGACGTGGATGTTTCGGCAGAAACCTACGATGTAGCGGCAAGTGCACACCAGGGGACTGGGGTAAAGAGTTTTCTCAATCGAAATTTCTATCTCTATCGGTATCGGAATAATGTTCGAGATCCTTTCATCTTGAATACCCTTTACCGTTCCATTCGATTCCGGAGCCTAAGAGAAGGCGTTGTCTATCGAAATGTGGATACCATGAAATTTAATGGGGATTCGAGTTTTGCGCGCACCCTAAATTCATACGCCACGGGTCGGTGGCAGTTGCCAGCAACTGAATCTCTGGAGATTCCTTCTCAGTTTCCGAGCGCCACGCTGAGGCATTTGAGAATCATGAAAGCAGAGTGTCAAAAAATTGGGGCAAAACTTATTCTGGCGACGGTCCCAACGAACAGTTACGATCCAACTTATCGAGCCCTTATACCAGCGATGGCGAAAGACCTTGGAGTTGGATTTATACAGGGCAACGATGCTACGACTAATCTCGCACATTTTAGTGATGGTGTGCATTTAAATGAGGTTGGTGCGAAGAAGTTGAGTAGATTTGTAGGAGACAAAATTCGAAATATTATCTAGTTGGTAGCGCCAGTATTTCTAGAATATCGCGGATGAGTTAGCTCCTTAATTTTCTAATGATTTTTGGACTATAAAACAGTTTTGTGCGAGGACGTTAATACCGCCGCTCGTTTGATCAATTGGCCGGAGTCTTAATTTCAAGGTAACTCGTGAGAATAACGGGAGTCTCATAAGTACTCGGAAGATTCGAAATCTAAGGACTCCAAGCTTGCCAAACGTTCTCCTTCTCAAATCGTAGTTATCAGACTGGAGAGCGGAATAGACGAGTTTCCCATTTAACTTATTCGCTAGGTCTAGGCAGTTGTATGACACGGGCGACCAAGAATGTGACTTTGAAAGAGTGAAAGTGGCCTTGTGGTCTGAGTTGAATATTGACGGGAAATGACCCTGTTCGTAAAGATCTTCATCAGGAACGATCGTAATTAGGAAGCCCCCAGGTTTTACAAGAGAAAACCAAGATTTGATGGCATCCCCCGGATTCACCATATGTTCCAGGCAATGTGAGGAGAAAACGGTGTCAAAACTCCCCGAAGGAAAGTACTGGTCCAACACTTGTGCGTCACCCTGCTCTTTATCGAAAATTACTGCATCTTTCGTGATTGGATCAATACCAGCTCCGATATCTAGGATCTTTCCTTGAAGGAAAGGCATCAACAAAGTGGAGTAGAGGGATAATGTTTTTGACGCTTCATCCACGACGAGTCCTCCAAGAATACGCAAAGCACCAATTTCGAGAAACGGTATCATTCCTTGAAGGAAAAGTCCTTTGGAATTGCCGCATTCTATTTTGGTCGAATCCAAATGGTTTTCGTAAGGGATTTGAGTGAGTCGTTAGCGGGAGGTTTGTCGTTGATAAAGGTGAGAACGTGGCTGAAGCGATTGCTTCTGGCTTCTGTCCCGCATCTTGGCAGAGGCATAGTCTCTGAAGGTTCCGATCCGCGCATTGTCGTTCTCGCCAATTGGGAAAATCTGGGTGACTTTGTTCTGTTTTCTTCAGTTATCCGCGAGACAAGGAAAAATTTCCCAAATTCCAAATTGTTTGTTGTTGCTCAGAAAGAGAACTCTGGGCTTGTCGAATTCTGTCCCTATGTGGATCGGTGGATCTGGATAAGGGGGCACCAACCGCCGAAATCCGGGGAAGGTCATGGGAAAGCAACGAGCTATGGCAGAAAAATGTTTAGTACATACATCGCGTTGCTCCGCCACGGGAAAGGACAAATAGACTTGTTGATCGGCCCGGATTGGTTACTCGTCGAAGATGCTAGTCATTTCACCGAGAACTTCATATTCAAGCACGTAAATGAAGGACGGAATTCGCTCGCTGAGACTGCGCGGCGGAACCCTGAAATGTTTGTTGATCATTCGCATCAAGTAGAGCGGATGCTCTCGATTCTGAAGATGTTTGGCTTAAAGGTGTCAAGTAACGAAATTGAAAATTGGACGATACCCGAGAATCGGATAAACCAGGTCATTCGAGAAGATCGGGGAGTAGCCAAGCGAGTTCTAGTAAGTCTTGGTGCTGGTCAGGCTAGAAGAAACTGGCCAATTGAGAAAGTGTCGGCTCTTGTCGGACTCATGATCTCCGAATATCCCGAGATAGAACTAACCATTCTTGGTCCCCCATCATTTGATTCACAGGAACTTGCTGATGTGTTTGTTGCTTCAAAAAACTTGACGAATTTAATCGGCAAGACGAGTTTGGGTGAGATTACTGAGTTGATGTTGGGCGCTGATTTGTTGATCAGTAATGACTCAGGCCTAGTACACATAGCTGCCACGCTTAAATTACCTTGCGTTGTTGTAAGTGCACATCCGCTCGACGGGAATCCTTGGCACTTGCACTCCCCAAATCGCTATCATCCTTGGCAAACGAGATACATTGAATTACAACCTCAATTTTTGCTCTCACCTTGCGTGGGATCATGCCAGGCAGATTCCCCCCATTGCATCACCGCTATCGAGCCGAATGAGGTTTTTGAAGCGTGCAGAACGCTTTTAATCCAAAGTTAAGGGGAGATAGGGCATAATGCCCTTGTGATTGAACAATCAATTAGAGCGCGATATCGTGAATTTCTCTCTATAAGCGATTTTCAAATCGGCCTGATACGTTCACTCGCTGAGGAAATCTCGCAAGCCTTCATTTTGGGACATCGCGTCTATGCCTTTGGGAATGGGGGAAGTGCCTCTCAGGCTCAACATTTCACGACAGAGTTGATTGGTCGTTTTAAAGGTAATCGAAGATCGCTTCCGGCGATTTCACTCTGTACCGACACAAGTGCGATGACAGCGATATCGAATGATTTCGGATTCGATCATGTTTTTTCGCGCCAGGTTGAATCTTTAGTTGAAGCTGGCGATGTTGTTATTGGCTTTACTACTTCTGGAACCTCACCGAATGTACTAGCGGGATTGGCAGAGGCGAAGAAGCACGGGGGCATTACGGTGCTTATTTCTGGCGACAAAGGCCAAATCGCTCCAGGCGCCAGCGATATTGTTATTGAAGTTGGTGGCCAGGAAACCGCAATCATTCAAGAGGCCCACCTCATATTGATCCATATTGTCTGTGAGCTGATTGAATCAAAAATGGGGTTATCTGAAAACGAGTTGGAAAGAGTCGTGCCTAGATTTGTTCATGAGAGTCATCTCTCTGAAATTCAACTTCCACCCCATGAGGCAATAGTTTGGGTGAACGGTTGTTTCGATCTCCTTCACGAAGGCCACCTTCGGTTACTTAACCAAGCTTCGAAAATGGGAAAGTATTTAGTGGTAGGAATAAATTCGGACGAATCAGTCAGACGCATAAAGGGGGCCTCTAGGCCCTACGTGTCAGAAGAAAACCGAGCACGGACGCTTTTGCAATTCCCATTCGTGGATTTGGTCGTTATCTTCGCGGAGGATGATCCGCTAACAGTTTTAAAACATCTGCGTCCTGGAAAAGTTATAAAAGGCCCTGAGTATCGGGAAAGAGATTATCCGGAAAAGTCTTTTTTGACCGAAATAGGATGCACGGTTTCCTACACTGATGAAGTACAGGGTGTGAGCACGACGCGCATAGTGGACAGGATTATGACGAACGGTAATTCATGAGCGTAAGTATTTTTCTTGATCGCGACGGAACTCTCATCGAAGATGCTGGTTATATATCTTCCCCCGAGGATGTTCGAGTTCTCCCGGGAGTTGTCCAAGGTCTGCAACTTTTCAGGAAGAACAATTATCAGTTACACCTAGTGAGCAACCAGTCAGGCTTGGCACGAGGGAAGTTTTCGCGAGCGGATTTTGAGCAAGTTGAACAACGCGTTAACGCCATTTTCCTCGAGAATGGTATTGAATTCGATACGGTTCACTACTGTTTTCACGGTCCAGAAGAGAATTGTGCTTGCAGAAAACCCAAACCGGGCTTACTTGAACAAGTGGCCGAGACTGTAGTGATTGACAGGAGTCTCTCGGCAATGATCGGCAACTCTGAATCGGATAAGGGAGCTGCCGCAGCATTTGGCATTCCTTATTGGGATGTAAATATTGAGACAGTTCTTCCAGGGAGTGAGGGGCCATTTGAATTTCAAGCGATCCAGATCGTTGCCTATTTCGATGGGGTGTTAAATGAATTGGAATAACGCACGAGTTTTAGTTGTCGGCGACGTGATGTTGGACCGGTGGATTTACATGAAGAAGACAAGGATTTCTCCGGAAGCTCCAATTCCAATAGTTGAAGAGCAGGAATATTTCGCAGAATTAGGTGGGGCGGGAAACGCTCTCAGACATTTGAATAACTTGTCTAAAGCGGACCATTTCTTGATCGGAGTACGTGGTCTTGACTCGGTCGGAGATGAGATGAGTTCATTGAAGGGTTTGGATGCTGGGCAGATGGATTTAATGATTGATTCTTCCCGTCGGACGACAGTCAAAGAACGAGTTTATATTGATGGCGTACCCATTTTTCGAAAGGACTCGGAGGATGTGAATTCTTTGAATCACGAGATGGAAGCCGAGATCATTAAGGAGGTGAGTGGCCGGATTGATAATTGTGACGTATTGCTGCTATCCGACTACGCCAAGGGACTATTAACCGAAACGCTTATTACGAGCCTTTTGTCGTTGGCAAAAGTCAGAAAGAAGCCGGTAGTTTCGGATCCAGGGTTGGGGAGGGTGGCGTTCTTCGCAGGATGCGACGTAATAAAGCCGAACGCAAAAGAGTGGCAAGAGTTTGTTCATACCCACCGGGACGAAGCAGAGGCATTGGCTTGGCTCTTCTCTCAGGGGACTGAATTTGTAATTGTTACCCAGGGAAAGAATGGAATTACTTGCTTTTCAGCGGGACAGAGCGTTGTGGCGACACCGACTGATGAAATTCATGCAGTGGATGTTACCGGTGCAGGAGATTCGGTTGCCGCGATAGTTTCCTTGATTGTGGGCTCTGGAAAAGAACTTGTCGATTATTTGGACACGCTGAATCAGGTGGGAGGTTTGACTGTT encodes the following:
- a CDS encoding glycosyltransferase family 9 protein, with translation MSESLAGGLSLIKVRTWLKRLLLASVPHLGRGIVSEGSDPRIVVLANWENLGDFVLFSSVIRETRKNFPNSKLFVVAQKENSGLVEFCPYVDRWIWIRGHQPPKSGEGHGKATSYGRKMFSTYIALLRHGKGQIDLLIGPDWLLVEDASHFTENFIFKHVNEGRNSLAETARRNPEMFVDHSHQVERMLSILKMFGLKVSSNEIENWTIPENRINQVIREDRGVAKRVLVSLGAGQARRNWPIEKVSALVGLMISEYPEIELTILGPPSFDSQELADVFVASKNLTNLIGKTSLGEITELMLGADLLISNDSGLVHIAATLKLPCVVVSAHPLDGNPWHLHSPNRYHPWQTRYIELQPQFLLSPCVGSCQADSPHCITAIEPNEVFEACRTLLIQS
- a CDS encoding class I SAM-dependent methyltransferase yields the protein MIPFLEIGALRILGGLVVDEASKTLSLYSTLLMPFLQGKILDIGAGIDPITKDAVIFDKEQGDAQVLDQYFPSGSFDTVFSSHCLEHMVNPGDAIKSWFSLVKPGGFLITIVPDEDLYEQGHFPSIFNSDHKATFTLSKSHSWSPVSYNCLDLANKLNGKLVYSALQSDNYDLRRRTFGKLGVLRFRIFRVLMRLPLFSRVTLKLRLRPIDQTSGGINVLAQNCFIVQKSLEN
- a CDS encoding PfkB family carbohydrate kinase; this encodes MNWNNARVLVVGDVMLDRWIYMKKTRISPEAPIPIVEEQEYFAELGGAGNALRHLNNLSKADHFLIGVRGLDSVGDEMSSLKGLDAGQMDLMIDSSRRTTVKERVYIDGVPIFRKDSEDVNSLNHEMEAEIIKEVSGRIDNCDVLLLSDYAKGLLTETLITSLLSLAKVRKKPVVSDPGLGRVAFFAGCDVIKPNAKEWQEFVHTHRDEAEALAWLFSQGTEFVIVTQGKNGITCFSAGQSVVATPTDEIHAVDVTGAGDSVAAIVSLIVGSGKELVDYLDTLNQVGGLTVAQSRTSLPKI
- a CDS encoding SIS domain-containing protein, with the translated sequence MIEQSIRARYREFLSISDFQIGLIRSLAEEISQAFILGHRVYAFGNGGSASQAQHFTTELIGRFKGNRRSLPAISLCTDTSAMTAISNDFGFDHVFSRQVESLVEAGDVVIGFTTSGTSPNVLAGLAEAKKHGGITVLISGDKGQIAPGASDIVIEVGGQETAIIQEAHLILIHIVCELIESKMGLSENELERVVPRFVHESHLSEIQLPPHEAIVWVNGCFDLLHEGHLRLLNQASKMGKYLVVGINSDESVRRIKGASRPYVSEENRARTLLQFPFVDLVVIFAEDDPLTVLKHLRPGKVIKGPEYRERDYPEKSFLTEIGCTVSYTDEVQGVSTTRIVDRIMTNGNS
- a CDS encoding MBOAT family O-acyltransferase; the protein is MLFNTLAFLLFFAVVLLLYWQLPVRMRTPGLLVASYFFYAYWDWRFLALIILVTFANFHLTRLMGEESGRKRKQILIAVVSLNLVVLGTFKYLNFFANSFDSLVRAFGFTPSFTTIHIILPLGISFFTFKAISYAVDVYRRELEPTTSLVEFGIFLSYFPYMIAGPIMSAKVMLPQLRVRATRLTSSTINSALLLIALGFFRKTVIGDYAAPLVNRIYENNTLFDWKTLLIGIFAFSLQIYGDFAGYSDMARGISRLLGIELIRNFQEPYLSKNITEFWRQWHISLSSWFRKYLYIPLGGNRVKFQRSLLNLLIVMTVAGLWHGAAVTFLIWGLIHGLLLVLHKLMVHFNPLRTPARLLSLTRPVKAGVTFIIVSLIWVFFRADSFHTATEMITRIAGKAGGTFDRIDFLQLLILIMISFSLDFIVRHYRSARYVLNTYSSGLVIGALFAIALSFRASEIVPFVYFQF
- a CDS encoding HAD family hydrolase, which codes for MSVSIFLDRDGTLIEDAGYISSPEDVRVLPGVVQGLQLFRKNNYQLHLVSNQSGLARGKFSRADFEQVEQRVNAIFLENGIEFDTVHYCFHGPEENCACRKPKPGLLEQVAETVVIDRSLSAMIGNSESDKGAAAAFGIPYWDVNIETVLPGSEGPFEFQAIQIVAYFDGVLNELE